TAACACATTGTCAAATCAAGCAAAACGTAAACATCCTGTCCTAGGCATTGTGCTCACTGGAATGGGCATTCTCATTTTCCTAAGTGTACTTGGTCTGAACTTAGGCAACTTGATTCGCTTAGGGATCGCAGTACTCATTTTCTACTTCGCGTGGAATTTGTTTACGAAACGATCAAACGTAGGCGCAATTATTCTCACAGTGATTGGTAGCCTTATGCTGCTAAGCTCCCTTGATATTCTGATTGGTCTAGGCTTATCGGCATTGCTGATGTATTATGGCATGCGTTTGTACAAAAAAGGATTGATGATGATATTAACATCGTCGTTCCACCACAAGGCTTTGAACAACCCACTGTGAACTATTCATTTGACGCAGAGTTTGAAAAAACGATGAACGAAAAATCTACAAAACCATTCGGAGGGAAAAACTTATGATCTTTAAACGACTACGCGACATTACAAAAGCTGGTATCCATGATGGCATTGATAAACTCGAAAATCCTGTATCCTTACTTAATCAATACATTCGTGACCTTGAAGAAGAGATTGCAAAAGCACAAGAATCTGTCAGCAAGCATATGGCCATTGAAGATCGTTTTAAACAACAGCTAAACAACACGAAAACACTGATCGAAAAGCGCACCCAGCAAGCGCAAGCGGCTATGGAAGCCGGCGAAGAAGAACTCGCTCGCAAGGCCTTAACCGAGCGATATCACCACGAGCAAAAGATTGCTTCCTATGAAGATTATTATACGCAAGCAAAAGAACAAGTGAATGAATTACAAGCACAATTACGTGAACTTAACAATCAATACCAGGAATTAAAAGAACGCAAGCATGCCTTAATTGCTCGTGCGAATGCCGCAAAAACACAAGAACAAATGCTGACAGCGATGGAATCCTTCGATAAAGAAAGTGCTGTAAAAGGCTTTGCACGTATGGAAGAACGCATCAATGAAAAAGAATCACGTGTACGCGTGATGCGTCAACAGCAGCAATTTTCTTCCACATCACAACAAGTGGAGAACTTAGAAATGAAAAAGACCATTGATGACCAGCTCGCACAACTTAAAACTCCAACAACAGCACAAGAGGCGACTTCGTCAGAAAACGCCAGCTCCTCTTCCTGAGGAGCTGGATGTTTTGCAACAACGCTTCTTCCAAAGCAAAAATTGTAGTAGAATAAGCACAGCTTGTGTTTTTCTGTACGAAAGGGGGTTGGACCATGAAACATAAAAATCATTTATTTGGTTTGGTGATTTTAGTGCTCGGCATATCCATTTTGCTTAATATTCTTTTTGGTTTCAGCACTGCCGCCTTTTTTGGTCCAGCTTTGTTGCTGATTTTAGGGCTTTACTTCTATCAACAAGGCACTAAGCTTGTTGGCGGTATTTTATTTCTCGTCGGAATCATCGTCTTCTCAAGAGAATTTCTTCATATCGACATCGCTGGTTTTCTGATCGCATTGATCTTTATTTACACAGGATACCGGCTGCTCGTTGATCAGAAAAAACATAAGCGCCGTAAACAAAAAAAGCAAGAAGAGCCTGCATTTGAGCCGGATCTCGATAAAGAATTTGATCGTGAGTTTGAAGAGGCCATGGGGCAATATTCGTCCTCAAATACACACACCACAAATCATTCGGCTCATGACCAGACAGCAACAAACGATCATACGACCTTCACAATGTCGAGAAGCTCGTTAATTGGAGATTTTAAGCTCACTGATCAACGTTTTGAATTAAAGCATTCAAAATTCTCCAATGGCATCGGTGACATGACCATCGACTTATCGAAAGCGATTATTCTTCAAGAGCAGACGAATTTGCAGCTCAGTGGGATGATTGGCGATATTACGCTTTACGTTCCTTACGACTTGGATGTCTTCGTAGAAGCTTCTGTCACTGTTGGTGACCTCGAAGTCCTCGGCTATAAACAAGGAGGCATTAATCGAAAAGTCAAAGTGAAAAGCAACCGTTATGATTACTCAACAAAAAAGGTATACATCGACATTTCCCTTCTCGTTGGAGATGTATCAGTGAGGTACATTTAATGCAGCAGCAAAAAAGATTATCTAATACCCAATGGAAAATGGTTCGACATGGCATGTGGTTATCGGTCATCATTAGCACGATGACACTCCTTTTTCTCACATTGCTTGGGAAGCTCACATGGCCCTGGTGGGTGGAAGCGACCTTTTTAGGCATTCCTTATTCTTTTTTGTTGCTCGCTTTTTGTTCAATATTTGGAGCAGCTGCCGGATACATCATTGGCAACCTTTTAAAAAAGAGAATTGAATTATTTTCACAGAGCATACTTTCTCTGGAACGAGGCAACTTTACGAAACGCATTCCTGATATCGGCGATGATGAATTTGGAGATATGGCGAAACAATTAAATGCGATGGCTGAGCGAATCGAGTCGCAAATGGCATCTTTACAAAAGCTTTCCAACGAACGAGCGGAATGGAGTGAAGGAATGCGCCAAAAAGCGGTCAACGAAGAACGACAGCGGCTCGCTCGCGAGTTGCATGATGCAGTAAGTCAACAGTTATTTGCTATTTCCATGATGTCTTCTGCCTTAAAACAGACCATTCCGGAAGAGATCCCGGCAAAAAAACAAATTGAAGCCGTTGAGCACATGGCAGGAACGGCCCAATCAGAAATGAGAGCCTTGCTCCTTCATTTACGCCCTGCACATCTAGAAGGAAAAGGTCTTGTTCAAGGGCTTGAAGAACTGTTGCTCGAGCTTCAATCAAAGC
Above is a genomic segment from Litoribacterium kuwaitense containing:
- the liaF gene encoding cell wall-active antibiotics response protein LiaF, with the protein product MKHKNHLFGLVILVLGISILLNILFGFSTAAFFGPALLLILGLYFYQQGTKLVGGILFLVGIIVFSREFLHIDIAGFLIALIFIYTGYRLLVDQKKHKRRKQKKQEEPAFEPDLDKEFDREFEEAMGQYSSSNTHTTNHSAHDQTATNDHTTFTMSRSSLIGDFKLTDQRFELKHSKFSNGIGDMTIDLSKAIILQEQTNLQLSGMIGDITLYVPYDLDVFVEASVTVGDLEVLGYKQGGINRKVKVKSNRYDYSTKKVYIDISLLVGDVSVRYI
- a CDS encoding PspA/IM30 family protein is translated as MIFKRLRDITKAGIHDGIDKLENPVSLLNQYIRDLEEEIAKAQESVSKHMAIEDRFKQQLNNTKTLIEKRTQQAQAAMEAGEEELARKALTERYHHEQKIASYEDYYTQAKEQVNELQAQLRELNNQYQELKERKHALIARANAAKTQEQMLTAMESFDKESAVKGFARMEERINEKESRVRVMRQQQQFSSTSQQVENLEMKKTIDDQLAQLKTPTTAQEATSSENASSSS
- a CDS encoding sensor histidine kinase, whose translation is MQQQKRLSNTQWKMVRHGMWLSVIISTMTLLFLTLLGKLTWPWWVEATFLGIPYSFLLLAFCSIFGAAAGYIIGNLLKKRIELFSQSILSLERGNFTKRIPDIGDDEFGDMAKQLNAMAERIESQMASLQKLSNERAEWSEGMRQKAVNEERQRLARELHDAVSQQLFAISMMSSALKQTIPEEIPAKKQIEAVEHMAGTAQSEMRALLLHLRPAHLEGKGLVQGLEELLLELQSKQEVDISWEMQTPTDIPKGVEDHLFRVAQEALSNILRHSQANAIVFKLTTVQKQLRIEIVDNGIGFEVDQQKTSSYGLKTMQERINEIGGVLAIHSIVGKGTTVQMKVPLFIEKESREHD